In Sulfitobacter albidus, the following proteins share a genomic window:
- a CDS encoding MFS transporter yields the protein MQTGATSQGNVLSVLRSLSPRARLFLWAMALTRLTGFMVFPFLTVILSQQLGASIVEIGSLFTVAAFVGLGTSPVAGFIADRISKKFLMQLGVGLTIASLLAMGLIREISVYYGAIILMSVAGGMLEPLLRSTLGELAETDAQRPALFHLRYYMVNIAGAIGPVLGLWFIQTQSPAVFFIAAASFVFLAGVIHFKQPKLPTPADPLNAPVRRNIWVSVLGHRMFVALFVANFLLVFIYAQTDEPLTFHMIDRGVPDIAGIVTVLTVTNTVVVLVLHGLFMNRIMAMGEGLAFRVAIGCLCLSLVLIAANGAHLLWIWIAAIAISTLGEIIAMPMFLTIVDRIAPAENRNAYFGIYMLSNTGGALAPFLAASLITGFGGTTLFIGAALCCIPLAVVGAIALRHTTQTPETESTDAPL from the coding sequence GTGCAGACAGGGGCGACGTCGCAAGGGAATGTGCTGTCGGTTCTGCGGTCGCTCAGCCCGCGCGCCCGGCTTTTCCTCTGGGCGATGGCGCTGACACGGCTGACCGGTTTCATGGTCTTTCCCTTTCTGACCGTCATTCTGTCGCAGCAGTTGGGCGCCAGTATCGTCGAGATCGGATCGCTGTTCACGGTGGCCGCATTTGTTGGGCTGGGCACCTCGCCGGTTGCGGGGTTTATCGCGGATCGCATCTCCAAGAAGTTTCTGATGCAGCTTGGTGTGGGGCTTACCATCGCGAGCCTTCTTGCAATGGGCCTGATCCGGGAGATTTCCGTCTACTACGGCGCAATCATTCTAATGTCGGTCGCGGGCGGCATGCTGGAGCCCTTGTTGCGCTCGACCTTGGGCGAGTTGGCCGAGACCGATGCGCAGCGTCCAGCGTTGTTTCATCTGCGCTATTACATGGTCAATATCGCGGGCGCGATCGGCCCGGTCCTGGGCCTGTGGTTTATCCAGACGCAAAGCCCGGCGGTCTTTTTTATCGCTGCGGCAAGTTTTGTCTTTCTGGCGGGCGTGATCCACTTCAAACAACCGAAACTGCCGACGCCTGCAGACCCCTTGAACGCGCCGGTGCGGCGCAACATCTGGGTCAGTGTGCTGGGTCACCGGATGTTCGTGGCGCTGTTTGTGGCGAATTTTCTGCTGGTGTTCATCTACGCGCAGACCGATGAGCCGCTGACGTTCCATATGATCGACCGAGGCGTGCCGGACATCGCCGGGATCGTGACGGTGCTCACCGTGACCAATACGGTGGTGGTTCTGGTGCTGCATGGCCTCTTCATGAACAGGATCATGGCGATGGGTGAGGGGCTTGCGTTTCGGGTGGCGATTGGCTGCCTGTGCCTTTCGCTGGTCCTGATCGCGGCAAATGGGGCGCATCTGCTTTGGATCTGGATTGCGGCGATCGCCATCTCGACGCTGGGAGAGATCATCGCGATGCCGATGTTCCTGACCATCGTTGACCGGATCGCCCCGGCAGAGAACCGCAACGCGTATTTCGGGATCTACATGCTGTCCAACACGGGCGGCGCGCTGGCCCCGTTTCTGGCGGCCAGCCTGATTACCGGCTTTGGCGGGACGACCCTGTTTATCGGCGCGGCGCTGTGTTGCATACCATTGGCCGTGGTAGGCGCCATCGCGCTGCGGCACACGACCCAAACCCCCGAGACGGAGAGCACAGATGCACCCCTATGA
- a CDS encoding GSCFA domain-containing protein, whose protein sequence is MHPYEDLRATAFWKPGVAEPEGGEIADLWIPRFEIHRGDAIVTAGSCFAQNLGRALRNNNMNWLVTETPPKGLPRSLHAANGYGLFSFRTGNIYSPVLLHQWLVWAFDPARISDEVWQDGGRFFDPFRPSVRSTGFDSAEEVIASRAATARAVREAVLQAKVFIYTPGLTETWVNTQSREIYPACPGTVCGLFDPAMHRCVNVGFQAGKDALVKAFEIMKTHNPEIKLLLTVSPVPITATVTGSHVLQASTYTKSVLRALVGEFVAATPDTDYFPSYDLVSAAMLPESYFDENRRTITPQGVEKVMQKFFEGLGHAGRIVPTGQGEIVCEDEILSFYGKS, encoded by the coding sequence ATGCACCCCTATGAGGATCTTCGCGCAACCGCATTCTGGAAACCCGGCGTTGCCGAACCAGAGGGCGGCGAGATTGCGGATCTGTGGATCCCGCGTTTCGAGATTCACCGCGGTGACGCCATCGTGACGGCGGGATCGTGTTTCGCCCAGAACCTCGGCCGTGCGCTGCGCAATAACAACATGAATTGGCTGGTGACAGAGACACCGCCAAAAGGCTTGCCACGCTCTTTGCATGCGGCGAATGGCTACGGGCTGTTCAGTTTTCGTACCGGCAACATCTATTCGCCGGTGCTGTTGCACCAGTGGCTGGTCTGGGCGTTCGATCCGGCGCGCATCAGCGACGAGGTCTGGCAGGATGGGGGGCGGTTTTTCGATCCCTTCCGCCCCTCGGTCCGCAGTACCGGGTTCGACAGCGCCGAGGAGGTCATCGCCTCGCGCGCGGCCACCGCCCGCGCGGTGCGCGAGGCCGTGCTACAGGCCAAGGTGTTCATCTACACCCCCGGTCTGACCGAAACCTGGGTGAATACCCAAAGCCGCGAGATCTATCCCGCCTGTCCGGGGACGGTCTGCGGGCTCTTCGATCCGGCGATGCACCGCTGCGTGAACGTCGGTTTTCAGGCGGGCAAGGACGCGCTTGTCAAAGCCTTCGAGATCATGAAAACCCACAATCCCGAAATCAAATTGCTGCTGACGGTCTCCCCGGTGCCGATCACCGCCACGGTGACGGGATCGCATGTCCTGCAAGCCAGCACCTACACAAAATCGGTTCTGCGCGCCTTGGTGGGGGAGTTCGTCGCCGCCACCCCGGACACGGATTATTTTCCGTCCTACGATCTGGTCTCTGCCGCCATGCTGCCCGAGAGCTATTTCGACGAGAACCGGCGCACAATCACACCGCAGGGGGTCGAAAAAGTCATGCAAAAGTTCTTTGAGGGTCTGGGGCACGCGGGCCGGATCGTACCCACGGGGCAGGGGGAGATCGTCTGCGAGGACGAGATCCTGAGCTTTTATGGCAAATCCTGA
- a CDS encoding TauD/TfdA dioxygenase family protein, with protein MDQSSLEAIRKFATDKKSEYSTIGVKRFNPITGCEVSGVDMSQPVPPEQVAEIRKALTEFHVLVFRDQRIDPESQKAFARNFGTLRKMAVEDIDGDDPEIVLIQASEASQFVAGEVWHTDGTASEEPAWAQMLHIHKTPEIGCGGDTVFANMHLAYEMLSPGMKELLDGMTAVHDASVPWAGFEAPPNLPRIVHPVVAKHPDTGRKMLYVNPGFTTRILQLSDFESRAILDMLFRFVEFEVALSCRVQWKPGTVVFWDNRCTQHRAIWDYYPHARAGERVTLVGERPYL; from the coding sequence GTGGACCAAAGCAGCCTTGAAGCCATCCGTAAATTCGCCACCGACAAGAAATCCGAGTATAGCACCATCGGGGTGAAACGCTTTAACCCGATCACGGGATGCGAGGTCTCCGGCGTGGATATGTCCCAACCCGTGCCGCCCGAACAGGTCGCCGAAATTCGCAAGGCCCTGACGGAGTTTCACGTGCTCGTGTTTCGCGACCAGCGGATCGATCCCGAAAGCCAGAAAGCCTTTGCGCGCAATTTCGGCACGCTGCGCAAAATGGCCGTCGAGGATATCGACGGCGACGACCCGGAAATCGTGCTGATCCAGGCCTCCGAGGCGTCGCAATTCGTGGCCGGTGAGGTCTGGCACACGGACGGGACCGCCTCGGAGGAGCCTGCCTGGGCGCAAATGCTGCACATTCACAAAACGCCCGAGATCGGCTGCGGCGGCGATACCGTGTTTGCCAACATGCACCTCGCCTACGAAATGCTGTCACCGGGGATGAAAGAGCTGCTGGATGGGATGACGGCCGTGCACGACGCATCCGTACCCTGGGCGGGGTTCGAGGCCCCGCCGAACCTGCCGCGTATCGTGCACCCCGTCGTTGCAAAACACCCTGATACGGGGCGCAAGATGCTTTACGTCAATCCCGGCTTTACCACGCGGATCCTGCAACTGTCGGATTTCGAGAGCCGGGCGATCCTCGACATGCTGTTCCGCTTTGTCGAATTCGAAGTCGCGCTTAGCTGCCGCGTGCAGTGGAAGCCCGGTACGGTCGTGTTTTGGGACAACCGTTGCACCCAGCACCGCGCCATCTGGGACTACTACCCGCACGCGCGCGCGGGGGAGCGGGTCACGCTTGTCGGCGAACGCCCCTATCTCTAG
- a CDS encoding 4'-phosphopantetheinyl transferase family protein, with amino-acid sequence MSELGRTKERLHAEMTRGHAIVFSATLAQLHGFEPMLTNAERARFDRVRVPQQRRLHALGRGLVRYFLDLPCTEFTTAPAGKIRVPGATHFNISHTADTIAVAVHPSRAVGVDIEDRARAVQDAALIARVCHPNEIRWIARHAPEQRTLAFLRCWVRKEALLKARGTGLVDDLHTIDTRADTHDADAHATGVPQLRLWDFPQSDGALPGALATASDVAHVHFLSPDTPPSRSATRSLADEPCDAPCV; translated from the coding sequence ATGTCTGAGCTGGGCCGCACAAAAGAGCGGCTGCACGCAGAGATGACACGCGGCCATGCCATCGTTTTCAGCGCTACCCTCGCGCAGCTGCACGGGTTCGAGCCAATGCTCACAAACGCCGAGCGCGCCCGCTTTGACAGGGTTCGCGTGCCGCAGCAGCGGCGTCTGCATGCACTCGGGCGCGGGCTGGTCCGCTATTTCCTGGATCTGCCCTGTACCGAGTTCACGACCGCTCCGGCGGGCAAGATCAGGGTTCCGGGGGCTACGCATTTCAACATCTCCCACACCGCCGACACGATCGCCGTGGCGGTGCATCCAAGCCGCGCTGTCGGTGTCGACATAGAGGACCGCGCGCGGGCAGTGCAGGACGCGGCCCTCATCGCGCGTGTCTGTCATCCCAACGAGATACGGTGGATCGCCCGCCATGCGCCTGAGCAGAGAACGCTTGCGTTCCTGCGCTGCTGGGTCCGCAAGGAGGCGCTATTGAAGGCGCGTGGCACGGGGCTTGTCGATGATTTGCACACCATCGACACCCGTGCCGATACGCACGACGCGGATGCTCACGCGACCGGCGTGCCGCAGCTGCGGCTGTGGGATTTCCCGCAGTCGGATGGCGCGCTCCCCGGCGCGCTGGCGACCGCGTCGGATGTGGCACATGTGCATTTTCTGTCGCCAGACACTCCGCCATCGCGTTCCGCTACACGGTCCTTAGCAGACGAGCCCTGTGATGCCCCCTGCGTCTGA
- a CDS encoding thioesterase II family protein, whose product MRNPQIFCFPQAGADAACFMAWQPLIGAGGRIHPVSLPGRGNRLDEVPATDFATLCDRTFAEIAPLVDGPFYCMGSSMGGWMAHEIARRFERQGTGPDGIVVLSTPMPARLRKLPELNDPDTLVDDIVGVNPVFAEVAQYPELLEMILPTLRADFRMCNAYRPDTQATVAAPILAFAGAQDPLVPPDTMHGWRSITTAGFDLNVVPGTHDLHERPTLQMAGQLAAFLSAPHLLKAACDV is encoded by the coding sequence GTGCGCAATCCGCAGATATTCTGCTTTCCGCAGGCGGGCGCGGATGCCGCCTGTTTCATGGCATGGCAGCCGCTGATCGGTGCCGGTGGCCGGATCCACCCGGTAAGCCTGCCGGGAAGGGGTAATCGCCTCGACGAGGTGCCCGCCACGGATTTTGCGACGCTCTGCGACCGGACATTCGCGGAAATCGCCCCTCTTGTGGACGGGCCTTTCTATTGCATGGGGTCCAGCATGGGAGGCTGGATGGCCCATGAGATCGCTCGCCGCTTTGAAAGGCAGGGGACCGGCCCGGACGGCATCGTCGTGTTGAGCACGCCAATGCCCGCGCGCCTGCGAAAGCTGCCCGAATTGAACGACCCCGACACGCTGGTCGACGATATCGTCGGCGTGAATCCGGTCTTTGCGGAAGTGGCGCAATATCCAGAGCTTCTGGAGATGATCCTGCCCACGTTGCGCGCCGATTTTCGCATGTGCAACGCCTACCGCCCCGATACGCAGGCCACCGTGGCCGCGCCGATCCTCGCTTTTGCCGGTGCGCAGGATCCGCTTGTTCCGCCCGATACGATGCACGGATGGCGGTCCATCACGACCGCCGGATTTGATCTGAATGTCGTGCCCGGCACGCATGATCTGCACGAACGGCCCACGCTGCAAATGGCGGGGCAACTGGCGGCGTTCCTGTCTGCGCCACACCTGCTCAAGGCTGCCTGCGATGTCTGA
- a CDS encoding M24 family metallopeptidase, translating into MSDIAGNRLSRLRARMAETDTDLVAVGPGSHMQWLLGLNPHGDERPVMALVTADHAGVLMPLLNADAARAQCADVPFFTWSDADGPQAALKELLTAVNATGAGLRVVLDEMMRTDFSFLLLDHLTQPVHHRFTDDTVGALRAEKDAEEHRLLRESARLNDTAFDMAFGALRTGMSEIALRDLIVAHYKANGAEPAFCIVAFGANSAFPHHHPGNDTLVPEMAVLIDTGCRLNGYPSDMTRCAWYGETPAPEFTQVAEVVERAVQAAQAAARPDTLCSAVDHAARQVITDAGYGAAFSHRTGHGLGVDVHEPPYIAANSTTPLAQGNVFSIEPGIYLKDAFGIRLEDVVYLHADRAEPLSGMARTVPQLPVRG; encoded by the coding sequence ATGAGTGATATCGCGGGAAACAGGCTGTCGCGGCTGCGCGCGCGCATGGCGGAGACCGATACCGATCTGGTCGCAGTCGGACCGGGAAGCCATATGCAATGGCTGCTGGGCCTGAACCCGCACGGCGATGAGCGCCCCGTCATGGCACTGGTGACCGCCGATCATGCGGGGGTCTTGATGCCGCTGTTGAACGCCGATGCCGCCCGCGCCCAATGCGCCGACGTGCCGTTCTTTACGTGGAGCGATGCGGACGGGCCACAGGCCGCGCTCAAAGAGCTGTTGACTGCGGTCAATGCCACAGGCGCGGGCCTGCGCGTGGTGCTGGACGAGATGATGCGGACGGATTTTTCGTTTCTGCTGCTCGATCATCTCACCCAACCGGTGCACCACCGATTTACCGACGACACCGTCGGCGCCCTGCGCGCTGAAAAGGACGCCGAGGAGCACAGGCTCCTGCGCGAGAGCGCGCGGTTGAATGACACCGCGTTCGACATGGCATTCGGCGCCCTGCGCACAGGCATGTCCGAGATCGCGCTGCGCGATCTCATCGTCGCCCACTACAAGGCGAACGGAGCCGAACCTGCCTTCTGTATCGTAGCGTTTGGCGCCAACAGCGCCTTTCCGCACCACCATCCCGGCAACGACACCCTCGTCCCAGAGATGGCGGTGTTGATCGACACGGGCTGTCGTCTGAATGGCTACCCCTCGGACATGACCCGTTGTGCGTGGTACGGGGAGACGCCCGCGCCAGAATTTACCCAAGTTGCGGAAGTGGTCGAACGCGCCGTGCAGGCGGCGCAGGCCGCCGCGCGACCCGATACCCTGTGCAGCGCCGTCGATCATGCCGCCCGGCAGGTCATCACCGACGCGGGCTATGGCGCGGCGTTTTCGCATCGTACTGGCCACGGATTAGGCGTCGATGTGCACGAGCCGCCCTATATCGCCGCCAATTCCACGACTCCGCTGGCGCAGGGCAATGTTTTTTCCATTGAGCCGGGGATCTACCTCAAGGATGCATTCGGCATCCGGCTTGAGGATGTCGTCTACCTGCACGCCGACCGGGCCGAACCCCTGTCAGGCATGGCGCGCACCGTGCCGCAGTTGCCCGTCCGGGGCTGA
- a CDS encoding helix-turn-helix domain-containing protein: MTGPDKIEPAKLGQLIRKCRQQRKLTLKELCDKAGMSVGYLSQVERGNATPSLGTLAQISHALDLGLDYFVARPKPGDAVSYAERRPKFSISDTSVTYETLSSEFPGHELSAFIMHCPPGFKSETFQHEGEEFIYILSGSIEKTLDGEAFTLREGDSLHYNGLTPHSWKTLGDAPARMLWTGTLVVLQGAPNNRLPGQSG; encoded by the coding sequence ATGACCGGCCCGGACAAGATTGAACCGGCCAAGCTTGGCCAATTGATCCGCAAATGTCGCCAGCAACGCAAGCTGACGCTCAAGGAGCTGTGCGACAAGGCGGGCATGTCCGTCGGCTATCTTTCGCAGGTCGAGCGTGGCAATGCGACCCCGTCGCTGGGCACGCTGGCACAGATTTCACATGCGCTGGATCTGGGGCTCGATTACTTTGTCGCGCGCCCAAAGCCGGGGGATGCGGTCTCCTACGCAGAGCGGCGCCCGAAGTTCTCTATCTCGGACACAAGCGTGACCTATGAGACGCTCAGCTCGGAATTTCCCGGCCACGAGCTGTCCGCCTTCATCATGCATTGCCCGCCCGGGTTCAAATCCGAGACCTTTCAACACGAGGGCGAGGAGTTCATCTATATCCTCAGCGGTTCGATCGAGAAAACGCTCGACGGTGAGGCGTTCACCCTGCGCGAAGGGGATAGCCTGCACTACAACGGTTTAACGCCCCATTCATGGAAAACCCTCGGCGACGCCCCTGCCCGGATGCTGTGGACCGGCACGCTGGTCGTGCTGCAAGGCGCACCGAATAACAGATTGCCGGGGCAAAGCGGCTGA
- a CDS encoding dipeptide ABC transporter ATP-binding protein, translating into MTEPVLSIRDLTVEIPTRHGLFKPVQNVTYDIRPGEIRGVVGESGAGKSMTGNAVIGLLDDPARVASGEIWLNGRRIDNLGPEQQRAIRGSEIGMIFQDPLTSLNPLFTIGEQLVETIQLHLKVSAAEARERALALLDRVSIPNPTARFDQYPHQFSGGMRQRVVIALALCSEPSVIVADEPTTALDVSIQAQVLDLIKELASETQVGVILVTHDMGVIADTTEQVTVMYAGKVVENGSTDQVLSAPKHEYTKSLISAVPRPQVKLHRFPQVSYGGRETTFKIEDLARNWPKTELSKSGKLLEVKGVTKKFLEKSAILPSRRTYFTAVDDVSFDIKDGEVFGLVGESGSGKSTVARMIGTLLPVDGGEIHFDGSETTTMTGADLAAYRRQIQMIFQDPFSSLNPRMKVERIVAEPLLHHKLLPPDQISTRVQELLDRVGLTRAAAAKYPHEFSGGQRQRISIARALATQPRFLICDEPTSALDVSIQAQILNILKDLQEHLGLTMLFISHDLPVVRQMCDRVGVMKQGQLIEVQETEELFANPKQDYTAKLLELMPRLAQLSG; encoded by the coding sequence ATGACCGAACCTGTATTGTCCATCCGCGACCTGACGGTCGAAATCCCCACCCGCCACGGGCTGTTCAAACCGGTGCAGAACGTCACCTATGACATCCGCCCCGGTGAAATCCGCGGCGTCGTGGGCGAAAGCGGTGCGGGTAAATCCATGACCGGCAACGCGGTCATCGGCCTGCTGGACGATCCCGCCCGTGTGGCTTCGGGCGAAATCTGGTTGAACGGGCGGCGCATCGACAATCTGGGCCCCGAACAACAGCGCGCGATCCGCGGCAGCGAGATCGGGATGATCTTTCAGGATCCGCTGACCTCGCTCAATCCGCTGTTCACCATCGGGGAGCAATTGGTCGAAACGATCCAGCTGCACCTGAAGGTATCAGCTGCCGAGGCGCGCGAACGCGCGCTGGCGCTGCTGGACCGGGTGTCGATCCCCAACCCAACGGCGCGATTTGACCAATACCCGCACCAGTTCTCTGGCGGGATGCGCCAGCGGGTGGTGATCGCACTCGCACTCTGTTCAGAGCCGTCGGTGATCGTGGCAGACGAGCCCACGACCGCGCTGGATGTGTCGATCCAGGCGCAGGTGCTCGATCTGATCAAGGAGCTGGCATCGGAAACGCAGGTCGGCGTGATCCTCGTGACCCACGATATGGGCGTCATCGCCGATACCACCGAACAGGTCACGGTGATGTACGCGGGCAAGGTCGTCGAGAACGGATCGACCGATCAGGTGCTCAGCGCGCCCAAACATGAATACACCAAATCGCTCATCTCTGCCGTGCCGCGCCCACAGGTGAAACTGCACCGTTTTCCGCAGGTCAGCTACGGCGGGCGCGAGACCACATTCAAGATCGAGGATCTGGCGCGCAACTGGCCCAAGACGGAGCTGTCAAAATCCGGCAAGCTGCTGGAGGTCAAAGGCGTCACCAAGAAATTCCTCGAGAAATCCGCGATCCTGCCCTCGCGCCGCACCTATTTCACCGCCGTGGATGACGTGTCGTTCGACATCAAGGATGGCGAGGTATTCGGCCTCGTCGGGGAAAGCGGCTCGGGCAAATCCACCGTTGCGCGCATGATCGGCACGCTGCTGCCCGTCGACGGGGGGGAGATCCATTTCGACGGATCAGAGACCACCACCATGACCGGGGCCGATCTGGCGGCCTACCGCAGGCAGATCCAGATGATCTTTCAGGATCCGTTCTCGAGCCTCAATCCGCGCATGAAGGTTGAACGCATCGTCGCGGAGCCGTTGTTGCATCACAAGCTGCTGCCGCCCGATCAGATCAGCACCCGTGTGCAGGAATTGCTGGACCGCGTGGGGCTGACCCGCGCCGCCGCCGCGAAATATCCGCATGAATTCTCCGGCGGGCAGCGACAGCGGATCTCGATCGCGCGGGCCTTGGCCACGCAACCGCGCTTTTTGATCTGTGATGAGCCGACCAGCGCGCTCGACGTGTCGATCCAGGCCCAGATTCTGAACATCCTCAAGGATCTTCAGGAGCATCTGGGTCTGACGATGCTATTTATCAGCCATGACCTTCCCGTCGTGCGCCAGATGTGCGACCGCGTCGGCGTGATGAAACAGGGCCAGTTGATCGAGGTGCAGGAAACCGAAGAGCTCTTTGCCAATCCCAAACAGGATTACACGGCAAAACTGCTCGAATTGATGCCGCGTCTGGCGCAGCTTTCGGGATGA
- a CDS encoding ABC transporter permease, whose amino-acid sequence MVPSRYRRAVDSDLFYAFRRSPVAIVSAFVALLLVLSAVFAPLIAFTDPFNPASLNLMNGFTPPLAPNAFTGETFVMGTDDQGRDVFSTILYGMRISLFVGFAAVLFAVVLGIILGLLAGYFGGWTETIIMRAADVQLTFPSILVAMLIFGIAKGITPVEHRDQMAIWVLILAIGLSDWVQFARVVRGATLVEKSKDYVSAARLIGRRPAAIMLRHILPNILSPVLVIATISLALAIIAEATLSFLGVGAPPTQPSLGTLIRIGQGYLFSGEWWILFFPACTLLALALSVNMLGDWLRDALNPRLK is encoded by the coding sequence GTGGTCCCCTCGCGGTACCGCCGGGCAGTGGACAGTGATCTGTTCTACGCCTTCCGGCGCTCTCCCGTGGCGATTGTCTCGGCGTTTGTGGCGCTGCTGCTGGTCCTGTCGGCGGTGTTCGCGCCGCTGATCGCCTTCACCGATCCATTCAACCCTGCCTCGCTCAATCTGATGAACGGATTCACGCCGCCGCTGGCGCCCAACGCCTTCACCGGTGAGACCTTCGTGATGGGCACCGACGATCAGGGGCGCGACGTGTTCTCCACCATTCTCTACGGGATGCGGATCTCGCTTTTTGTGGGCTTTGCCGCGGTGCTGTTCGCGGTCGTGCTGGGGATCATCCTTGGCCTGCTCGCGGGGTATTTCGGCGGGTGGACCGAAACGATCATCATGCGCGCGGCGGATGTGCAGCTGACATTCCCGTCAATCCTTGTGGCCATGTTGATCTTTGGCATCGCCAAGGGGATCACCCCGGTCGAGCATCGCGATCAGATGGCGATCTGGGTGCTGATCCTCGCCATCGGGCTGAGCGACTGGGTGCAGTTCGCGCGCGTCGTGCGCGGCGCAACGCTTGTCGAGAAAAGCAAGGATTATGTGTCGGCGGCGCGGCTGATCGGGCGGCGCCCGGCGGCCATCATGCTGCGCCACATCCTGCCCAACATCCTGTCGCCGGTACTGGTGATCGCGACGATCTCGCTGGCGCTGGCGATTATCGCCGAGGCCACACTCAGCTTTCTGGGTGTCGGCGCGCCACCGACGCAGCCATCGCTGGGCACCCTGATCCGCATCGGCCAAGGCTATCTGTTCTCAGGGGAATGGTGGATCCTGTTCTTTCCCGCCTGCACCCTTCTCGCACTGGCGCTGAGTGTGAACATGCTGGGCGACTGGCTGCGCGACGCATTGAACCCGAGGCTGAAATGA
- a CDS encoding ABC transporter permease, whose amino-acid sequence MLPFIFKRVLQSVLVLLITGAIAFSMFTFVGDPIDNMLGQERTMEDVERLRAQLGLDQPVPVQYFKFLNEAAQGNFGVSYRQGREVSEIIMERAPATLELAALSAIFAVLMGIALGVFTAIRRDGFAANVIMSASLIGVSLPTFLIGILLIYLFSVELGWLPSFGRGETVKIGGWTTGFLTESGLKALILPSITLGLYQMTLIMRLVRSEMLEVLRQDYIRFARARGLSDRVINFRHALKNTMVPVITIIGLQLGAIIAFAIITETVFQWPGLGLLFINAIQFVDIPVMAAYLMMISVMFVVINLLVDILYAFIDPRLRVSAK is encoded by the coding sequence ATGTTGCCATTCATCTTCAAACGCGTTCTGCAATCCGTGCTGGTCCTGCTGATCACCGGTGCGATCGCGTTTTCCATGTTCACCTTCGTGGGCGATCCGATCGACAACATGTTGGGTCAGGAACGCACCATGGAGGACGTCGAGCGCCTGCGCGCGCAGCTTGGCCTCGATCAGCCGGTGCCGGTGCAGTATTTCAAATTCCTCAACGAGGCCGCCCAGGGCAATTTCGGCGTCAGCTACCGCCAGGGCCGCGAAGTATCCGAAATCATCATGGAGCGCGCACCCGCCACACTGGAGTTGGCTGCGCTGTCCGCGATTTTTGCCGTGCTGATGGGCATCGCCCTTGGTGTGTTCACCGCAATCCGCCGGGATGGTTTTGCGGCGAATGTCATCATGTCGGCCTCGCTGATCGGGGTGTCCCTGCCAACCTTCCTCATCGGTATCCTGCTGATTTATCTCTTCTCGGTCGAATTGGGCTGGCTGCCGAGCTTTGGCCGCGGCGAAACGGTAAAGATCGGCGGCTGGACCACCGGGTTCCTGACCGAATCCGGACTGAAGGCGCTGATCCTGCCGTCGATCACGCTGGGTCTGTACCAGATGACGTTGATCATGCGACTGGTGCGCTCCGAAATGCTGGAGGTGCTGCGGCAGGATTACATCCGCTTTGCCCGTGCGCGTGGCCTCAGCGACCGGGTGATCAATTTTCGCCACGCGCTGAAAAATACAATGGTTCCGGTCATCACGATCATCGGCCTGCAACTGGGCGCGATCATCGCCTTTGCCATTATCACCGAGACCGTTTTCCAATGGCCCGGTCTGGGGCTGCTGTTCATCAACGCGATCCAATTCGTCGATATCCCGGTGATGGCCGCGTATCTGATGATGATTTCGGTGATGTTCGTCGTCATCAACCTGCTGGTTGATATTCTCTACGCCTTCATCGATCCTCGCCTAAGGGTATCTGCCAAGTGA